The Puntigrus tetrazona isolate hp1 chromosome 19, ASM1883169v1, whole genome shotgun sequence genome has a segment encoding these proteins:
- the LOC122323517 gene encoding prolyl endopeptidase-like, with the protein MAFVYPEAWRDDSKVEDYHGVKISDPYHWLEDPDSEETKMFVEEQNKLTMPFLERCEVKERFHQRLTELYNYPKYSCPYKRGKRYFYFHNKGLQNQDVLYVQDSLNSPVSVFFDPNTLSEDGTVALKMGRLSEECEYFAYGLSSAGSDWVTVHFLKADDLTKLPDVLERVKFSCLAWTHDAKGIFYNCFPRQDGKADGTETTTNLNQKLYYHVIGTSQSEDILVAEFPDNPKWHSSLTVSDDGRYAVLSITEGCEPVNRLWYCDLQQLPNGITGLLPWVKLVDTFEAQYTYITNEGTIFTLRTNLDAPRYCLITIDLQKPEQIHWKTLIPQHEKDVLGFVECVNQRYLLVNYVHDVKDILQLYELQSGKLIRDLPLDVGTVVGLSCKKKHPDFFYKFTSFTTPGIIYHCDLSQPEPEPTIFRQVEVKGINPSDYQTTQVFYPSKDGTKIPMFLVHARGIERDGTHPVFLYGYGGFENSIQPYYNTAYLLYIRHLGGILAVANIRGGGEYGQTWHKAGTLGNKQNCFDDFQHAAEYLIQEGYTTAGRIAINGASNGGLLVAACVNQRPELFGCAVAEVGVMDMLKFHKFTIGHAWTTDYGCADDPEQFKWLIKYSPLHNLPQAPRDGTPYPAMLLLTADHDDRVVPLHTLKYVATLQHGVGRSPGQTRPLMVRVDTRSGHGAGKPTAKAILEDTHIFSFIAHTLNLSWRE; encoded by the exons GTGGAGGATTATCATGGAGTAAAGATCTCAGATCCATACCACTGGCTGGAGGACCCTGACAGTGAGGAGACTAAG ATGTTTGTTGAAGAGCAGAATAAGTTGACCATGCCATTCCTGGAACGGTGTGAGGTGAAAGAGCGCTTTCACCAGCGCCTCACGGAGCTCTACAACTACCCCAAATACAGCTGCCCTTACAAGAGAGGAAAGAG ATACTTCTATTTCCATAACAAGGGATTGCAGAACCAGGATGTGCTCTATGTGCAGGACTCTTTAAACAGtcctgtgtctgtgttttttgaCCCAAACACTCTCTCAGAGGATGGAACTGTGGCTCTCAAAA TGGGTCGCCTGTCAGAAGAATGCGAGTACTTTGCATATGGCCTGAGCAGCGCGGGCTCTGATTGGGTGACTGTACACTTCCTGAAGGCTGATGACCTCACCAAACTGCCAGACGTTCTGGAGAGGGTGAAGTTCAGTTGCTTGGCTTGGACCCATGATGCCAAAGGCATCTTCTACAACTGTTTCCCTCGACAGGATGGCAAAGCTGATG GCACCGAGACCACAACAAACCTAAACCAGAAGCTTTACTACCATGTTATTGGCACAAGCCAATCAGAAGATATACTGGTGGCAGAATTTCCTGATAACCCAAAATGGCACAGTAGCCTTACT GTCTCTGACGACGGCAGGTATGCAGTGTTGTCCATCACGGAGGGCTGTGAGCCAGTCAACCGTCTGTGGTACTGCGACCTGCAGCAGCTGCCCAACGGCATCACAG gCTTGCTGCCATGGGTGAAGCTGGTTGACACATTTGAAGCGCAGTACACATACATCACCAACGAGGGCACCATCTTCACGTTACGCACCAATCTGGATGCTCCTCGTTACTGCCTTATCACCATAGACCTGCAGAAACCAGAGCAGATACACTGGAAAACCCTCATCCCTCAACACGAGAAGGACGTTCTTG GCTTCGTCGAGTGTGTGAACCAGCGCTATCTGCTGGTGAACTATGTGCATGACGTGAAGGACATCTTACAGCTGTATGAGCTGCAGTCAGGGAAACTGATCAGAGACCTGCCGCTGGATGTGGGCACGGTAGTTGGCCTTAGCTGCAAGAAGAAGCACCCCGACTTCTTCTACAAGTTCACCTCGTTCACTACTCCAG GCATAATTTACCACTGTGACCTGAGTCAACCCGAGCCCGAGCCCACTATCTTCAGGCAAGTGGAAGTAAAGGGCATCAACCCGAGTGACTACCAGACAACTCAG GTGTTTTACCCCAGTAAGGATGGCACAAAGATCCCGATGTTCCTGGTACATGCACGTGGCATAGAAAGAGACGGCACTCATCCAGTCTTTCTCTATGGTTATGGAGGCTTTGAGAACTCAATTCAGCCATATTACAA TACGGCATACCTGCTCTATATTAGACACCTGGGTGGGATCCTGGCTGTTGCTAAcatcagaggaggaggagagtaCGGACAAACCTGGCACAAGG CTGGCACTCTCGGGAACAAGCAGAACTGTTTTGATGACTTCCAGCATGCTGCCGAGTACCTGATCCAGGAAGGATACACCACGGCCGGCCGGATCGCCATCAACGGGGCTTCCAACGGAGGCCTGCTCGTGG cgGCATGTGTAAACCAACGGCCCGAGCTCTTCGGTTGTGCAGTAGCTGAAGTCGGGGTCATGGACATGCTCAAGTTCCACAAATTCACCATCGGTCACGCCTGGACCACTGACTACGGCTGTGCCGATGACCCTGAACAGTTTAAATGGCTCATCAA GTACTCTCCTCTCCACAACCTTCCTCAGGCCCCTCGAGATGGGACCCCTTACCCTGCGATGCTACTGCTGACGGCCGATCACGATGACCGCGTGGTTCCCCTGCACACTCTGAAGTACGTGGCCACTCTCCAGCACGGCGTGGGCCGCAGCCCCGGGCAAACCCGGCCGCTGATGGTCAGGGTGGACACGCGCAGCGGACATGGAGCCGGGAAACCCACCGCTAAAGCCATCCTGGAGGACACGCACATCTTCTCCTTCATAGCTCACACGCTGAACCTCAGCTGGAGGGAATAA